A single window of Granulicella mallensis MP5ACTX8 DNA harbors:
- a CDS encoding glycerol-3-phosphate dehydrogenase/oxidase — translation MKREEMIARVRERSEPWDVIVIGGGATGAGVAVDAATRGFSVLLLEREDFAKGTSSRSTKLVHGGVRYLEQGNVSLVMEALKERGILRQNAPHLVHDVQFVVPNYSWWEAPFYGIGLKIYDLLAGKYGFGKSELLSREETLERLPTLRQDGLRGGVIYHDGQFDDSRLLIHLIATAVDHGAVALNYAPVIELQKDADGFVDGVIAVDSETSERFTLQARVVVNATGIFTDEIRRMADKQADTMVAPSQGIHLVLDRSFLRGNTAVMVPHTSDGRVLFAIPWHEHTVVGTTDTPIEHASYEPLPFEQEIEFVLETASEYLSRPPKREDVLSIYVGIRPLVKAGGEAGKTSALSRDHTIHIDQSGLLTIVGGKWTTYRHMAEDTVNHAITLGKLADSPCVTHDLHIHGYAENIDPHEGLAVYGSDAEHIRQLAKERPELAKQLHPDLPYIAAEVVWAARTEMARSVEDVLARRTRALFLNAHAAIAMAPDVASLLAAEFGKDKAWAEAEVKSFNQLAKQYTLQKTEV, via the coding sequence ATGAAGCGCGAAGAGATGATCGCTCGCGTTCGCGAACGCAGCGAACCTTGGGATGTAATTGTGATCGGCGGCGGAGCTACCGGAGCTGGCGTCGCGGTAGATGCTGCGACCCGGGGATTCTCGGTCCTGCTGCTGGAGCGCGAAGACTTTGCGAAGGGTACCTCAAGCCGCAGCACCAAGCTAGTTCATGGCGGTGTGCGCTATCTGGAGCAAGGCAATGTGTCTCTCGTGATGGAGGCCCTTAAAGAGCGCGGCATCCTCCGTCAGAACGCACCCCATCTTGTTCACGATGTGCAGTTCGTCGTTCCGAACTACTCCTGGTGGGAGGCTCCCTTTTACGGAATCGGTTTGAAGATCTACGACCTGCTCGCCGGCAAATATGGATTCGGCAAATCCGAGCTTCTGTCCCGTGAAGAGACCTTGGAACGCCTGCCAACCTTGCGGCAGGACGGCCTACGTGGGGGTGTCATCTATCACGATGGTCAGTTCGACGACTCGCGCTTGTTGATTCACCTGATCGCAACCGCAGTCGACCACGGCGCAGTCGCGTTGAACTATGCTCCGGTCATCGAGCTGCAAAAAGACGCAGACGGCTTTGTCGATGGTGTGATCGCCGTCGACAGCGAGACCTCCGAACGCTTCACGCTACAGGCCCGCGTGGTCGTGAATGCCACCGGCATCTTTACCGACGAGATCCGGCGGATGGCCGATAAGCAGGCCGATACGATGGTCGCGCCCAGCCAGGGAATCCACCTGGTGCTCGACCGCTCTTTCCTGCGCGGTAACACAGCGGTGATGGTGCCCCATACCAGTGATGGCCGCGTGCTCTTCGCGATTCCCTGGCATGAACACACCGTTGTTGGAACGACCGACACGCCGATTGAGCACGCTTCCTATGAGCCTCTTCCCTTTGAGCAGGAGATCGAGTTTGTGCTCGAGACTGCCAGCGAATACCTGAGCCGGCCGCCAAAGCGTGAGGATGTTCTGAGCATCTATGTGGGCATTCGTCCCCTGGTGAAAGCAGGAGGCGAGGCCGGTAAGACTTCGGCGCTCTCTCGCGACCACACCATTCACATCGACCAATCAGGATTGCTGACGATCGTCGGCGGCAAGTGGACGACCTATCGCCATATGGCCGAAGATACTGTGAATCATGCCATTACGCTCGGCAAACTGGCCGACAGCCCCTGCGTGACGCACGACCTGCATATTCATGGCTACGCGGAAAACATCGACCCCCATGAGGGCTTGGCCGTCTACGGCTCTGACGCAGAGCATATCCGTCAGCTCGCGAAGGAACGTCCCGAACTAGCCAAACAACTTCATCCTGACTTGCCCTACATCGCGGCTGAAGTTGTCTGGGCAGCGAGGACGGAGATGGCGAGGTCGGTCGAAGATGTACTTGCGCGCAGAACGCGTGCCCTCTTCCTCAATGCCCATGCGGCCATCGCCATGGCCCCCGATGTGGCTTCTCTGCTTGCAGCAGAGTTTGGCAAAGACAAGGCCTGGGCTGAAGCAGAGGTAAAGAGTTTCAATCAACTGGCTAAACAGTACACGCTACAAAAGACAGAGGTATAG
- a CDS encoding N-acetylmannosamine-6-phosphate 2-epimerase — MSSLPVASEQRALQALRGSLVVSCQAPHGDPLDDTETLTRIALSVLQGGAGGLRAEGAERIVSFRTKTDLPIIGLLKTQDRDGRVYITPNFKSAKEISDAGADIIALDCTRRRLAEAEPWTEIIPRIHEELRRPVLADIATLEDALAAEAAGADAVASTLYGYTADTEGARTISWTLLDSLLNRLRIPVILEGHVKQPEEVSRALQAGVHAVVVGAAITCPRSITARFVEALCHAGTGAT, encoded by the coding sequence GTGTCCTCATTGCCTGTCGCCTCTGAGCAACGTGCTTTGCAAGCTCTACGTGGGAGCCTGGTGGTTTCGTGCCAGGCTCCGCATGGCGATCCACTGGACGATACAGAGACTCTCACGCGCATCGCCCTCTCCGTTCTGCAAGGCGGCGCCGGAGGGTTGAGGGCCGAAGGTGCTGAACGGATAGTCTCTTTTCGGACGAAGACAGATCTTCCTATCATTGGCCTGCTCAAGACGCAGGATCGAGACGGCAGGGTTTACATTACCCCGAACTTTAAGTCAGCGAAGGAGATCAGTGACGCCGGCGCGGACATCATTGCGCTGGATTGCACAAGGCGTCGCCTTGCCGAGGCCGAGCCATGGACAGAGATCATTCCTCGTATCCATGAGGAACTGAGGCGGCCAGTCCTCGCGGATATTGCCACGCTTGAGGATGCTCTCGCCGCTGAGGCCGCCGGAGCGGACGCTGTTGCCTCTACCTTGTATGGATATACCGCCGATACGGAAGGTGCCCGCACCATCTCCTGGACATTGCTGGACAGTCTTCTCAACAGGCTCAGGATTCCAGTCATCCTGGAAGGTCATGTGAAGCAGCCGGAAGAGGTCAGCAGAGCCTTGCAAGCCGGTGTGCATGCGGTTGTCGTGGGCGCGGCTATTACCTGTCCCCGGTCCATTACGGCACGATTTGTTGAGGCCTTATGCCATGCGGGAACGGGTGCGACGTAA
- a CDS encoding acyltransferase, whose protein sequence is MPPFTYRELDPTPEAKTRFTQWIQQLDEQFTQHAGYERRSEIVREELRKLFLPQNSATDPANTLVDLSLDPRNITLEPEYYGDVDPVRYSERKPLIYLWQMFDRSPLGLNHWLGFRLRAMLGRHIFQHIGNNVKIFHNVEFTFGYNLTIEDNCVIHRNVLLDDRGGILLRRGTSVSDYANIYSHTHDLNEQAKVTNKVTELGPNARVTYHSTVLAGVQIGEDAMLGAMGVATKDVEPHHVNVGIPARTVRIKDRG, encoded by the coding sequence ATGCCCCCATTTACCTATCGCGAACTTGACCCCACCCCTGAAGCGAAGACACGCTTTACCCAATGGATTCAACAGCTCGACGAGCAGTTCACCCAGCACGCAGGCTATGAGCGGCGTTCGGAGATCGTGCGAGAAGAGCTACGAAAGCTCTTCCTGCCTCAGAATTCTGCGACCGATCCCGCCAATACTCTGGTTGACTTGTCGCTAGACCCTCGCAACATCACACTGGAGCCTGAATACTACGGCGACGTGGACCCGGTTCGATACTCCGAGCGCAAACCGCTCATCTATCTTTGGCAGATGTTCGATCGCTCTCCGCTCGGGCTCAATCATTGGCTTGGCTTTCGTCTCCGCGCCATGCTCGGCCGGCACATCTTCCAGCACATCGGGAACAACGTAAAGATCTTTCACAACGTCGAGTTCACCTTTGGCTATAACCTCACCATCGAAGACAACTGTGTGATTCACAGAAATGTTCTCCTCGACGATCGAGGAGGCATCCTTCTGCGGCGCGGCACAAGCGTCTCGGACTATGCCAATATCTATAGCCATACGCATGATTTAAACGAGCAGGCGAAGGTCACCAACAAGGTCACCGAGCTCGGCCCCAACGCACGCGTCACGTATCACTCTACGGTTCTCGCAGGTGTCCAGATCGGCGAGGATGCCATGCTCGGAGCCATGGGAGTCGCAACCAAAGATGTCGAGCCACACCACGTCAACGTAGGCATTCCAGCGAGGACAGTACGCATTAAAGACCGAGGCTAG
- a CDS encoding TIGR03435 family protein has protein sequence MFKRTACLLAVMVAASTGLFAQGQDKPNRLTFEVASIRPSQSGGQGGGIKPLPDGRGYVAQNIPIKLMISLMYKVPMRQISGGPDWLNTDRYDVEARTDHPYGIDDLHVMFQNLLADRFNLKFHKVVKEGPVYALTVDKSGLKMKADDREQDFKIPINAGSDSAFVGARVPMSYLCWWLGQQLQRDGRPVIDKTGLDKNYDFTLSFAPELPPEVSKENLPPELRDRPSIFDAVREQLGLKLQAEKGPVDDYVIDHVERPSAN, from the coding sequence ATGTTCAAGCGCACAGCGTGCCTCCTGGCTGTAATGGTTGCAGCAAGCACGGGGTTGTTCGCGCAGGGTCAGGACAAGCCAAACAGGTTGACGTTCGAGGTGGCTTCGATCAGGCCTTCGCAATCTGGCGGACAGGGTGGTGGTATTAAGCCACTGCCTGACGGTCGTGGATATGTAGCTCAGAATATTCCGATCAAGCTCATGATCAGCCTGATGTACAAGGTACCCATGCGGCAGATCTCAGGCGGGCCGGACTGGCTCAATACTGACCGCTACGATGTTGAGGCCAGGACAGACCATCCCTACGGTATCGACGATCTTCATGTCATGTTTCAAAATCTGCTGGCAGACAGATTCAATTTGAAGTTTCATAAAGTGGTTAAAGAAGGCCCTGTCTATGCGCTGACTGTCGATAAGTCTGGCCTGAAGATGAAGGCCGATGACCGTGAACAGGACTTCAAGATTCCTATCAATGCGGGCAGTGACAGCGCATTTGTTGGAGCCAGGGTTCCGATGTCCTATCTCTGCTGGTGGCTTGGACAGCAACTGCAAAGAGATGGGCGTCCGGTGATCGACAAGACCGGGCTCGACAAGAACTACGACTTTACGCTGTCCTTTGCTCCTGAACTTCCGCCGGAGGTCTCGAAAGAGAACTTGCCGCCGGAGCTGAGGGATCGTCCATCGATCTTCGATGCCGTAAGGGAGCAGCTTGGCCTGAAACTCCAGGCAGAAAAGGGACCGGTGGATGACTATGTCATCGACCATGTAGAACGGCCATCGGCCAACTAG
- the glpK gene encoding glycerol kinase GlpK, giving the protein MKHVLALDQGTTSSRAILFGHDGNIVGIAQHEFKQIYPDVGWVEHDPFDILTSQLTSAVEVLGKARVRPRDVVALGITNQRETTIVWDRETGKPVYNAIVWQDRRGAPLCKKLADDGAEETIRKKTGLLIDPYFSATKIAWILDNVQGARDRANQGKLAFGTVDAWLIWNLTSGKRHLTDRTNASRTMLYNIVEDRWDQELLKLLNIPESMMPEVGWSSEAVGHVTTSLGLGDVEIAGIAGDQQSALFGQLCVSPGDAKNTYGTGCFLLQHIGDKFTLSNERLITTLACSPSKKLEYAMEGSIFVGGAVVQWMRDNMHFFSKSSDVERAAASVKDADKVVFVPAFTGLGAPHWDPYASGMIIGLQRSTEIGHIARAALESIAFQVADVIHAMDKDTKQPFRELRVDGGAAANDILMQFQSDLLQLPIRRPAVLETTASGAAYLAGLAVNFWGSTDEIAKLRGPDTMFEPKADRKEMDARQAKWQDAVKRAGGWNKETA; this is encoded by the coding sequence CACCAGCTCACGGGCGATCCTATTTGGACATGACGGCAACATCGTCGGGATCGCGCAGCATGAATTCAAGCAGATCTACCCTGATGTCGGCTGGGTAGAGCACGATCCCTTCGACATCCTGACTTCGCAGTTGACCTCTGCCGTCGAAGTCCTGGGCAAGGCACGCGTGCGCCCACGGGATGTCGTTGCACTGGGAATCACGAACCAGCGCGAGACGACGATCGTCTGGGACCGGGAGACGGGCAAGCCGGTCTACAACGCCATAGTCTGGCAGGACAGGCGCGGAGCTCCTCTCTGCAAGAAGCTCGCCGATGACGGCGCGGAAGAGACCATCAGGAAGAAGACAGGCCTGCTCATCGATCCTTACTTCTCCGCCACCAAGATCGCCTGGATCCTCGACAACGTGCAGGGCGCCCGAGACCGGGCGAACCAGGGCAAGCTTGCTTTCGGCACGGTAGACGCCTGGCTGATCTGGAACCTGACCAGTGGCAAGCGGCACCTCACCGACCGCACGAACGCGAGCCGCACGATGCTCTACAACATCGTCGAGGATCGCTGGGACCAGGAGCTATTGAAGCTGCTGAACATTCCTGAGAGCATGATGCCGGAGGTCGGCTGGTCGAGCGAAGCCGTGGGCCACGTGACCACATCGCTTGGACTCGGAGATGTGGAAATAGCCGGCATTGCGGGCGACCAGCAGTCGGCGCTGTTCGGCCAGCTCTGTGTCTCTCCCGGCGACGCGAAGAACACCTATGGCACCGGCTGCTTCCTGCTGCAACACATCGGCGACAAGTTCACGCTCTCGAACGAACGGCTCATTACTACACTCGCCTGCAGCCCGAGCAAAAAGCTCGAGTACGCGATGGAAGGCAGTATCTTCGTGGGCGGCGCGGTTGTACAGTGGATGCGCGACAACATGCACTTCTTTTCCAAATCGTCGGACGTTGAGCGTGCTGCCGCCTCGGTTAAAGACGCGGACAAGGTTGTCTTCGTTCCCGCGTTCACCGGCCTGGGCGCTCCACACTGGGACCCTTATGCCAGCGGCATGATCATCGGCCTCCAGCGCAGCACCGAGATCGGCCACATCGCTCGCGCTGCCCTCGAAAGCATCGCCTTCCAGGTGGCCGACGTGATTCACGCTATGGACAAGGACACGAAACAACCGTTCCGGGAGCTTCGCGTCGATGGCGGTGCAGCCGCAAACGACATCCTGATGCAGTTCCAGTCCGACCTGCTTCAGCTTCCGATACGGCGCCCGGCAGTGCTGGAGACCACGGCCTCAGGAGCTGCATATCTTGCGGGGCTGGCGGTTAATTTCTGGGGAAGCACAGACGAGATCGCCAAGCTGCGAGGACCGGATACGATGTTTGAACCAAAGGCCGACCGAAAAGAGATGGATGCCCGTCAGGCCAAGTGGCAGGATGCAGTCAAACGCGCAGGTGGGTGGAACAAGGAGACGGCATGA
- a CDS encoding MIP/aquaporin family protein, whose product MRSPMLGEFMGTLMMILLGDGVVAGVLLKRSKAENSGWMVITTAWGFAVLCGIFTAILFGSNDAHLNPAITLAFAVETNNYSKLLPYAVAQIAGGFCGGVLVWLFYLPHWKITEDAEAKRGVFCTAPAIRNYPANLISEIIATFVLVIVAGSMSSKLVLSSGAAAGLSPYLISCLVWGIGLSLGGTTGYAINPARDFGPRLAHAALPIAGKTHSDWAYSWVPIIGPVLGASAAGIVLHLIGA is encoded by the coding sequence ATGCGTTCTCCTATGCTTGGCGAATTCATGGGTACGCTCATGATGATCCTGCTCGGTGATGGTGTGGTCGCCGGCGTACTGCTGAAGCGAAGCAAGGCGGAGAACTCCGGCTGGATGGTCATCACCACGGCCTGGGGTTTTGCAGTGCTCTGCGGAATCTTCACGGCAATCCTCTTTGGCAGCAACGATGCGCATCTGAACCCAGCGATCACCCTTGCCTTCGCCGTTGAAACTAACAACTATTCAAAGCTGCTGCCCTATGCTGTGGCACAGATTGCGGGCGGCTTCTGCGGCGGAGTGCTGGTGTGGCTCTTCTATCTCCCTCACTGGAAGATTACGGAAGATGCAGAAGCCAAGCGCGGTGTCTTCTGCACCGCGCCGGCAATAAGGAACTATCCCGCCAACCTGATCTCGGAGATCATCGCCACCTTTGTTCTGGTGATCGTTGCAGGCTCCATGAGCTCAAAGCTCGTCTTATCGAGCGGCGCTGCTGCCGGCCTGAGCCCGTACCTGATTAGCTGCCTGGTGTGGGGCATCGGACTTTCACTCGGCGGTACGACTGGCTATGCCATCAATCCGGCACGCGATTTCGGTCCACGTCTTGCTCATGCAGCACTGCCCATTGCAGGAAAGACTCACTCCGATTGGGCCTACTCCTGGGTTCCGATCATTGGCCCCGTCCTTGGCGCAAGCGCCGCTGGAATCGTACTACACCTGATCGGGGCTTAG
- the otsB gene encoding trehalose-phosphatase yields the protein MIGSRIFNLKDALYWMRVTGPRSHAISLVSASYIAGTFMAEKSGIEMQKDPSSREAHDRAWSKKAAQRGFKRLAAANRSVLMLDYDGTLAPFVQDRMSSKLYPGVEERLHRLSRLTGGKLVFVTGRPVRELRALLPQDIHAEMWGSHGREQLSAEGGYQLTSLSQKQIEELDWFDRSIGEKGFGSSIERKASGLALHTRGLDSDQARDLRALAETLFAQIEPSGAALEMLPFDGGLEVRGKGCTKATAVEHILKQEPQGTFAAYLGDDQTDEDAFCALGDQGLRVLVRNEFRPTLANLWLKPPQELLEFLDGWLAAVSTYREEAPSPEGISKMETISGVKGAPSTSLVVVSNRIPLSFAMEQGKLTATPSSGGLVSALEPLLKEHGGVWIGSAGTQDSPEIRAQLKEATCGHHYHYEPLFLSEEEQAKYYEGFSNEVLWPLFHDLQTHCVFKPIYWDFYRRVNQKFAEAVLHVTREEDIVWVQDYQLLQVATSIRAQRPRSRIAFFLHIPFPPPDIFEKLPWRREILQGLLDYDFIGLQTERDQRNLVACLRTFIPEIKLDGRGDHRKVVSARGVTLIQVMPISIDFHELASVAASEAVSSRAAEIRCESPGLCIALGIDRLDYTKGIPERLRAFRALLRDQPEFRRKITLIQVVVPSRENIPRYQELHSEVEKLVSSVNGELAEPGWTPIQYMHRSVSHEELLALYKAAHIALVTPLKDGMNLVAKEYCAAHVEDDGVLILSEFAGAAPELKTGAILVNPYDEVGVANALKQAIEMPVKEQRRRMLRLRHQIQSADIHHWRDLFFASLKRVE from the coding sequence ATGATAGGTTCTCGAATCTTCAATCTCAAAGACGCGCTCTATTGGATGCGCGTCACCGGGCCGAGGAGCCATGCGATCAGCTTAGTGTCTGCATCTTATATCGCAGGTACATTTATGGCAGAGAAGAGCGGTATTGAAATGCAGAAAGACCCGTCCAGCAGGGAAGCCCACGACCGAGCCTGGTCGAAGAAGGCTGCACAGAGAGGTTTCAAGAGACTGGCTGCAGCGAACCGTTCTGTGTTGATGCTGGACTACGACGGAACCCTGGCTCCCTTCGTTCAGGATCGGATGAGCAGCAAACTTTATCCCGGGGTGGAGGAGCGGCTGCATCGCCTCAGCCGTTTGACCGGTGGGAAGCTGGTATTCGTCACTGGCCGTCCTGTGCGGGAGCTGAGGGCGCTTCTTCCGCAAGACATTCACGCCGAGATGTGGGGAAGCCATGGGCGCGAACAACTATCGGCTGAGGGGGGCTACCAGTTGACCTCTCTCAGCCAGAAGCAGATAGAGGAGCTTGACTGGTTCGATCGGTCCATTGGTGAAAAAGGGTTCGGCTCATCCATTGAACGCAAGGCTAGCGGCCTGGCACTGCATACCCGAGGCCTCGACAGCGATCAGGCGAGAGATCTCAGGGCGTTGGCTGAGACGCTCTTTGCCCAGATAGAGCCGTCGGGGGCGGCGCTTGAGATGCTGCCGTTCGATGGGGGACTTGAGGTGCGTGGGAAGGGCTGCACGAAGGCCACCGCCGTCGAGCATATTCTAAAGCAAGAGCCGCAGGGGACCTTTGCGGCGTATCTGGGCGACGACCAGACCGATGAAGATGCCTTTTGCGCCTTGGGCGATCAGGGTCTTCGCGTCCTGGTGCGCAATGAGTTTCGGCCCACGTTGGCTAACCTCTGGCTGAAGCCGCCCCAGGAACTGCTGGAGTTTCTTGATGGCTGGCTGGCCGCTGTGTCCACGTACCGAGAGGAAGCACCAAGCCCGGAGGGAATATCGAAGATGGAGACCATCAGCGGTGTGAAGGGGGCCCCCTCTACGAGTCTTGTTGTCGTGTCCAACCGCATTCCATTGTCGTTTGCTATGGAGCAAGGCAAGCTGACGGCAACGCCTTCCAGTGGAGGCCTGGTAAGCGCCCTGGAGCCTCTTTTGAAAGAGCATGGTGGAGTCTGGATCGGAAGTGCGGGCACCCAGGACTCGCCGGAGATTCGCGCACAGTTGAAAGAAGCTACCTGCGGACATCATTATCATTACGAACCACTCTTCCTGAGCGAGGAAGAGCAAGCGAAATACTATGAGGGGTTCTCCAACGAGGTCCTTTGGCCGCTATTTCATGACTTGCAGACGCATTGCGTCTTCAAGCCGATTTATTGGGATTTTTATCGCAGAGTGAATCAGAAGTTTGCCGAAGCTGTTCTTCATGTGACGCGTGAAGAGGACATCGTCTGGGTGCAGGACTATCAACTGTTACAGGTTGCTACCTCCATCCGTGCACAGCGTCCGCGTTCACGGATTGCCTTCTTTCTGCATATTCCTTTTCCGCCGCCGGATATCTTTGAAAAGCTCCCCTGGCGGCGAGAGATTCTTCAAGGACTGCTCGATTACGACTTTATTGGATTGCAGACGGAGCGCGATCAGCGAAACCTTGTCGCCTGCCTGCGCACTTTTATCCCGGAGATCAAGCTGGATGGCCGGGGCGATCATCGCAAGGTGGTGAGTGCTCGAGGGGTGACCCTGATCCAGGTCATGCCGATCAGCATCGACTTCCATGAGCTTGCATCGGTTGCCGCCTCAGAAGCTGTGTCGAGTCGAGCGGCAGAGATTCGCTGCGAGTCGCCAGGGCTTTGTATCGCGCTTGGAATCGACAGGCTGGATTACACGAAGGGAATTCCGGAGCGGTTGCGAGCCTTCCGGGCGTTGCTGCGCGATCAGCCTGAGTTTCGCCGTAAGATCACCTTGATCCAGGTCGTGGTACCCAGCCGCGAGAATATCCCGCGCTATCAGGAGTTGCACTCCGAGGTGGAGAAGTTGGTCTCCAGTGTGAATGGGGAGTTGGCGGAACCGGGGTGGACGCCGATTCAGTACATGCATCGGTCTGTATCGCACGAAGAGCTTCTGGCTCTCTACAAGGCTGCACATATTGCACTAGTAACTCCGCTCAAAGATGGCATGAATCTTGTAGCCAAGGAGTATTGCGCGGCGCACGTGGAGGACGATGGGGTACTGATTCTGAGTGAGTTTGCGGGAGCTGCGCCGGAGTTGAAGACTGGCGCGATCCTCGTCAATCCGTACGACGAAGTCGGAGTAGCGAATGCTTTGAAACAGGCCATTGAGATGCCGGTGAAAGAGCAGCGTAGGCGCATGCTGCGCTTGCGTCACCAGATTCAGTCTGCCGACATTCACCACTGGCGCGATCTTTTCTTTGCCAGCCTGAAGCGGGTGGAATAA